The genomic window TCGTGCAGAAGTTGATCACGTCGTCGTCGAGCAGCGGGTAGCGGCCCTCGACCGACGAGTTCATCGCCACGCGGTCCCCCTTGGCGTTGAGGAGGAGGCCGGCGAGCATCACCTTGTAGCCGACGTAGAGCGACTGGTTCAGCGGCGCCCAACGCGTAAAGCGCGGATGATTGATGCCCATGTCCTCGTACGCGTTGTGGCCGCCGAGCTGCCTCCACATGTCGCCGGAGTAGAGCGCCGACCGCCCGAGCGCCAGGAGGTCCTGGAGGTCCTGCTGGGCGGTGCGGACGCCCTGCAACGGGAACCGATCCGGCAGCCGGGAGCGGTCGCCGCCCATCAGGGCCAGGACGCTCGCGCGGATGGCCGAGGGGACGCCGTTGCCGAACTTCTTGCGGAGCCGGTCGCGGATCTTTTGGGTCTTGAACCAGGCGTAGCCGGCGAGGGCCTCGTCGGCCCCCTCGCCCGTGAGCGTGACCTTGTAACCCTGCCCGTGCACGGCGCCCGCCAGCCGCATCAGGCAGGCGCAGGCGGAGTCCATCACGGGACCCTCGGCGGCCCGGATCAGCTCGGGGTAGGCGTCGATGATGTCGCGGCGGGTCAGGGTCACCGTCGTGAGCCGAGAGCCGAGCGCCGCTGCCGACTCCGTCGCGTGCGACCGCTCGTCCGGCCCCGCGCGGTCCAGGCCGATCGTGAACGACGGCACGGCGTACCCGCGCTCGCGGGAGCTGAGGCCGAGGACGACTGTGGAGTCGAGCCCGCCGCTGATGTAGCTGACGACCGGCACGTCGCCGCGGAGCCGCCGCTCGACGGCGGTCCGCATCAGGTGCTCGAGCTCGTCGATCAGCGGCGTCGGGTCGTCCAGCCGACGCTCCTCGCCGGCGTCCGGGAAGTCGAGGTCCCAGTACTGCTTCAGCTCCACGCGGCCGTCCCGGATCTCCAGGAAGTGACCCGGCGGGATCATCTTGATCCCTTCGAAGAACGTCCGGGAGGTCCCCGCGCAGAAGGTGTTGAAGAACAGGTCGATCCCCTTACGGTCGGCCCGCGCCGGGATCATGCCGGAGGCGAGGATCGATTTGATCTCGGAGCCCCAGATGAGCCAGCCGTCCACCTCGGCATAGTGCAGCGGGCAGATCCCCACGCGGTCGCGGCCGAGGATCAAGGACCGGTTCTTCCGGTCCCAGAGCGAGACGGCGAACTGGCCGCGGGTCTTCTCGAACATCCGGCGGCCCATGTCCTCGTAGAGGTGGACCCAGAGCTCGGTGTCGCAGCGGGTGGAGAGCGTGTGCCCGCGCGTCAGGAGCTCCTTCTGGAGCTCGGGATACTCGAAGATCTCCCCGTTCTGGGCGACCCAGACCGAGCCGTCCTCGTTGCAGAGCGGCTGCCGTCCGCCCGCCAGGTCCACGATCGAGAGCCGCGTGGCCGCCAG from Aquisphaera giovannonii includes these protein-coding regions:
- the asnB gene encoding asparagine synthase (glutamine-hydrolyzing), which gives rise to MCGIAGAIDLTGKREFPAARLLAMTGAIEHRGPDDEQFHIEPGVALAATRLSIVDLAGGRQPLCNEDGSVWVAQNGEIFEYPELQKELLTRGHTLSTRCDTELWVHLYEDMGRRMFEKTRGQFAVSLWDRKNRSLILGRDRVGICPLHYAEVDGWLIWGSEIKSILASGMIPARADRKGIDLFFNTFCAGTSRTFFEGIKMIPPGHFLEIRDGRVELKQYWDLDFPDAGEERRLDDPTPLIDELEHLMRTAVERRLRGDVPVVSYISGGLDSTVVLGLSSRERGYAVPSFTIGLDRAGPDERSHATESAAALGSRLTTVTLTRRDIIDAYPELIRAAEGPVMDSACACLMRLAGAVHGQGYKVTLTGEGADEALAGYAWFKTQKIRDRLRKKFGNGVPSAIRASVLALMGGDRSRLPDRFPLQGVRTAQQDLQDLLALGRSALYSGDMWRQLGGHNAYEDMGINHPRFTRWAPLNQSLYVGYKVMLAGLLLNAKGDRVAMNSSVEGRYPLLDDDVINFCTTISPDYKLHGYTDKWILRQVAARTLPRQIANRPKTMFRASRSEAFLDRTRPAWVDQLLSREALEATGYFDPAGVARERAWQTRMPRITPRRGIMDLSLTCVVATQLWHHTFLGGGLCDLPAWTPARVRPSDVPTVDVLSSPVDAGCAAPA